A single Amia ocellicauda isolate fAmiCal2 chromosome 9, fAmiCal2.hap1, whole genome shotgun sequence DNA region contains:
- the barhl1a gene encoding barH-like homeobox 1a has protein sequence MDASTNGSSFGIDSLLSHRPGSPIVSKGDSLMGECRSPLELSPRSDLGSGCSSPPSPRRECAEEAVQRQGHPLGLESHPQHGQMSGASQPRTVTSSFLIRDILADCKPLAACAPYSSNGQPAQEAGRLAAKIADEFLDKVDKIHSNSSSDTEYKVKEEGDREISSSRDSPPVRLKKPRKARTAFTDHQLAQLERSFERQKYLSVQDRMELAASLNLTDTQVKTWYQNRRTKWKRQTAVGLELLAEAGNYSALQRMFPSPYFYPQSLVSNLDPGAALYLYRGPSAPPPALQRPLVPRILLHGLQGASEPPPPLPPLSGVLPRATQPR, from the exons ATGGACGCGTCCACCAACGGCTCCAGCTTTGGGATTGACTCTCTGCTGTCTCACAGACCTGGAAGTCCGATTGTGTCCAAGGGGGACAGTTTAATGGGGGAATGCAGGTCTCCTCTGGAGCTGAGCCCGAGGTCCGACCTGGGCAGCGGCTGCTCGTCGCCCCCTTCCCCGCGGCGGGAGTGCGCTGAAGAGGCTGTGCAGAGACAAGGTCACCCTCTCGGGCTGGAGTCGCATCCACAGCACGGACAGATGTCCGGCGCCTCGCAGCCGCGGACAGTCACCTCGTCCTTCCTCATCAGGGACATCCTGGCGGACTGCAAGCCGCTGGCCGCCTGCGCGCCCTACTCCAGCAACGGACAGCCGGCGCAAGAGGCCGGGCGACTGGCGGCCAAAATTGCAGACGAGTTCCTGGACAAAGTGGATAAAATCCACAGCAACTCCTCCTCAGACACCGAGTACAAAG TGAAGGAGGAAGGCGACAGGGAGATCTCCAGCAGCCGGGACAGCCCCCCGGTCCGGCTCAAGAAGCCCCGCAAGGCGCGCACCGCCTTCACGGACCACCAGCTGGCCCAGCTGGAGCGCAGCTTCGAGCGCCAGAAGTACCTGAGTGTGCAGGACCGCATGGAGCTGGCGGCGTCCCTCAACCTCACCGACACGCAGGTCAAGACCTGGTACCAGAACCGACG GACCAAGTGGAAGAGGCAGACGGCGGTGGGACTCGAGCTGCTGGCCGAGGCCGGCAATTACTCCGCCCTGCAGAGGATGTTCCCCTCGCCCTACTTCTACCCGCAAAGCCTGGTGTCCAACCTGGACCCCGGGGCCGCCTTATACCTCTACCGGGGCCCCTCGGCGCCGCCCCCGGCCCTGCAGCGGCCGCTCGTCCCGCGGATCCTGCTCCACGGCCTGCAGGGAGCCAGCGAGCCGCCCCCGCCGCTGCCGCCGCTGTCCGGAGTGCTGCCCCGGGCCACGCAGCCACGGTGA